The DNA sequence CAAATCCAAATCCATTTTTTCATCCctcaaaatgttttgaatgatGGCACTTTTGTGAGTCGCATCCTAATCATGGATCAAATGGAGACTGCGAAGACCATTCCTTGGatgcatttattttgtattttcgttTGACAGTTTTCAGCATTTTGTCTTTATAAAACCTTCCAGTGACTGACAGTCCTGACGGTGTAGGAATTTGTACAACAGTACTTCTTGAGTTAAAGAAGAAGAAACAAAAAACCTTTTGACACTGAATTACTGATCAACGGTCATCTTTTCGCATCCACTGTCTGTGGCTCATAAAGGTATATTCAAGTCTCATCTCCTGCCAGGACCTGTGACATTGAGCGATCATCTAAATTTGAGAAAGAGCCCTATCTTTAAGAACGGCCtggtcatttttaaatttacctaCCAACCTGTAAACATGTGATATCTGCCTTGCATGTATTTTCAGAGAACAATGTACTTTAATGTATGCtctaatttcagatttttgttcgttttttttatAACCACAGGAATCTTCCTTAGTGTATATAACTACACCTAATAGAAAACTGAATTTCTCTGTAAAGGCAGATGAATTTCAGTAAAACGTTGCAGGATTATAAAGGATTAATTCATTAATCATCCATGTAAGACACGAGTTTCTTGCATGTCAAACTTCTACGGAAGCGCGCGATTGTCATTACTTTTAGAATGGCCCTCGTACGCAGCAATTGACTGACACTGATACGAGGTTTTTAGGGCGATTATTCTCGTGTCTTTCTTAATTTTCGCATCGAAATTAAAATTCCGCTTAACTGATGATACATGGTTGtggttgcgagaattagtaaaacctcgcattgttgTATTGTCGCCCGATGTTAGGGATTATTTCTTACTATAGCACATTGGATGAAATTTTCTGTTGCACCGTTAAAAAAGGAAATGACCAGAGACTGTCATTGGAAATTTGGTGTATTGATGCATAACACCCGGGAAGAACTATATCATTAGTTTATCATAAGCGACAGTGCGACAGTGCGAGGTTTTCAAATTCCCAATGCTTGAATTAAGAAAGAGATATGAAacttaagacgataattatcgactcaaaacctcgcgaggattgtgaAATCTCGCATGTATATATGCTTTTTGGACAAGGCGAATTATCTCATTGTTGTGTGTTGGTGAGCCGAGAAttaaagtggcacgaacaggtttccgtatatttgtgataaaatattgcattatattttcatttcttttatcttACCAATTCAGAGATAACATCGCACTAAATctgtaaaatacagatatttacatTTGGAAGCATTCACCCATTATAGATTTCGAGACTTTTTCAAACTAAATACCTCTTCGTGGTCGGAGGGAGGGGGGCGTTAATAACTTGATTTAATTTACAATTTCTTGTTTCAAACGGGGGGCACTCGGTCCCTGTTAGGGGCCACttgagctaaaagtagaaaaaccaaTGAACAACTTTATCTCATAAATCACTGGAAAGATCTTCGTAAAATTTATTCTGTTGCATTATTACAAAATTCTCTCCTAAATTTATTCAGACGGGGACACTCGGTCGATTCTAGGGCATTTATACCTAAACCTATAAATACTTGTAAGTTATTTCCTCTCCCTAACTTTTTGATGTATCTTTTTCGAACTTCGTTTGGAGCATTATAATAATTGTAAGGTATTCTCCATATTGTGTACAAATGGTGGTACTCTGTCACTTTTAGGGGCCGTTTGAGCTAAAAGAACAGTCATTCATATAAACAATTCCTCACATAAACCAAGGTAATTTACATCCTTAACTGGGGACAGTGTTTGACCATCCATGTAGTTTATAGGGGAACTGGGTGGGCTTTCTGCTACGTGTGATGTGAAGGACCTTGCACTTGCTGGGGTTAAATTCAATATCCCACATTTTCCCCAAGTTTCTAAGTTTAGAAGATCATTTTGTAACCTTTGGCAATCTGTGAGGTACACGgctgtgtcatctgcaaatagcCGTACCTGGGAGGTGACTGTATCAGGGAGATCGTTAATGTACAGTAGGAAGAGCAGGGGCCTCAGGACAGAGCCCGGGGGACCCCTGATGTGACAGGGACTTGATCAGACATATGACCGTTGACCACGACAGACTGGAATCTGCCTATTAGGAAGGACCTGATCAAAAACACGGTTCGTTTGGGGATACAATGTTCTTGGAGTTTGAATAATAATTTAAGGGGGTTGGCCTTGTCGAAGGCTTTACTGAAGTCAAGTAGGATAAGGTCGGTTTGTTTGCCAGAGGAAAGATTCCTTGATATTTCATCAACAAGTTCTGTTAGCTGGGTCTCACAGGACCGTTTTTCCCGGAACCCTTGTTGCAGCTCATATAGAATGTTCTGTTTTGAGAAGTGTGTGGATAGGCtagaagcaataacatgttctaaGAGTTTGCACAGAACACACGCTAGAGATATAGGCCTATAGTTTGCGGGGTCACTAGCATCACATTTTTTAAACTGTGCGGCAACATTTGCCTTCGTCCATTCCGATAGGAGTCGACCAGTATTTAGGGATCTTTGAAAAATCAGTAATACTATGTCATGGATCTCATATGGAACTCCTTCAGGACAATGGGTTTAATCAAATCTAGGCTAGTAGCCTTATCCACCTTTAGGTTTTGGATGCGTTTCAGGATACCTCAGGGGTCAAAGACAATATCAGCCATAGTTGGGTATTTGGTTTTTATTCTTACATAGTTGGGTCAGTGAGAGTGCAGaaaccccgaaaaaaaaaacagactgaaactgtttatttAGGATGTTTGCTTAACCAATGCATTCCGAGTCAATTTTACTGTTTGATGTCAAGAATGTTCTTGATGTATGtttcataacataacatattttttgtttgatgagGTGTTTGATAGTTTTGAATTTGCTATAATACTGATTTTGACATCTGTGCAACTTGACCTCTTGATATTGaataagatttttgtttcaagaCAACAATGTTATAATTCTTTTTGTATCAAATAATCAGGATTGTCCTATGGAAATGCATTTACACATTGCACTCTTTGTCAACGCCAAATATGTGTATTTCATAACAGATATAGCAACTTGGGGGATAACATGTTAAAGATTATAGACTCAACTGTTACATACAACAGTTTATATTTTGGTTCTATCTTTACTCAATTGTCTGTCTCTAACCATTATGAATATGTGTTTATCACTGACATTAATGtatatgtaaaacatttacatGACACACACTGGTTGAAGTTGGTATCTATATCTAATCTGTTTCTATTGCTTCATTAACAGACTCGATAAGCAGATCTTATGAAAGCACAGAAcaaaggaaaaaacaaaacatgtgatTGAGTTTTTctaatgcaaaaatgaaatgtgcaacatgccTGACACATCTACtgttagaaatattattttctttcatgCAAGAACTCCCATTACAGTTGATACATTAACTTGTCAGAAGTCTATCTACTGTCTTACCGATTGAACATTGTCATATATTCAAGATGTCTTACCGATTAAACATTGTCATATATTCAAGATGCCAAAAAACTACACAGAGGAAGATCTTTCCCGAGCAGTTTCAGCTGTGAAAAGAAATCAGTTAACTGTGACTCAGGCTGCCAAAGAATATGGCCTTCCTCGGACAACACTTACCGACCATGTAAAGAATCCTGAAACCAGGACAAAGAAAGGTCCACAAAAACAGCTTACTAAGGAAGAATCGGATGGTCTAGTGGCATTCGTACTGTACATGGCGGGACACGGGTTTCCGATGACCAGACTAATGGTTCGATGCTACGTTCAGGAGATCGTACGACGTTCCGGTACATTTAAacttttttgaagatataaatgtgtaaattttggcaaataataataaaaaactgcGTCTTTTTTAATGCAATATTTAGGCCTAAcggattttcatttcattttttgtacttagaaaattgatTCAGTTTCACCCTGTCTCTTATTGCAGTTCTGACAGCCTCTAATTCAACACAAATGGTGAAAGATTATTTTGATTGAGTAAAGTATATTTAACAGTTTGTAACACTTCGTTTGTAACGCATGTTTATAACATTTCGTTTGTAACGCATGTTTAAATGGTTTATAGGTCGTACAACGTTATTTAACTTAGAAAAAGGTCCAAGTGACGAATGGTTCAGGAAACTTAAAGCTGACTATCCACAGCTGGCCTTCAGAAAACCTGAGAACCGCGACAGGGGTAGGAGCAGAATGTCCAATAAGAAGGTCGTCAACGACTTTTTTCAGTTCTGGTCTGATACGCTGCAAAAACATGGCTTACTAGATAAACCATCACAGGTGcgcaaatatttaaaattcgtcattttacagataaatgtatttcaCTACCAGCGAAATTTTAGATTAGTGACACTATTTGTATTATATGACGTATTCGATTCCGAtgtgaaaaaaaaccaacaaaaaaactCTGAAAATCAGATCTATATCTTTCTTCGTTTCTAACTATTTTAGGTTTACAACTGTGATGAAACCGGCTGGTCTGGTAAGGAAACTGCTCGCGGGAAAGTTATAGGGCCAAGGACAGGTCACGTGTTCCAGCAGAAGGTAATGACAGCTGATCACCTCACAGCACATTTATGTGTTTCGGCAGACGGGATATATATCCCAACCATGGTGATTTTTAAAGGTGGAATGCCACATCGCAATTACAAGGATGGCTTGCCAGGTACCAGTAGTATTTTCTTAACTAACACATTATCTTCCCGTTTATTTTCTCAGTAACCTTTGATGTTCCCAAATTTTACTAAACTTACACGTGTCAGTAGGTCGGTCTGTCACTTTATTTCTgaactttattttcaaataatagcaATAAGTTAGCACAAAACCTTTTTGTACTACACGTTTTGTAGCTGCTTTTGGTCAATTTGTCAGTATTTTTTATATCCCGCTGTTTTAATGTTTCAGGATCATGACTTTTTGCTACTTCAGAAAGTGGATATATGGATTCTGAATTATTTTTTGAGTGGTTTGAGAAAGCATTCTTGCCTAACTGCGGGAGAGCTCGTCCAGTGCTGCTTCTCATGGACAATCATGATTCTCACATCTCTCTGCCTTTGATTGAGAAAGCTAGAACAGAGGGTGTTATTCTGGTAGGGTTACCTTCGCATACAACACACTTCTTGCAGCCACTCGATGTCCGTGTTATCGGACCACTTAAGAAAAAGGTTGGCACACTAGCTTCAAGTGTTGGCTTTGCACGGCCAGGTTGTACCATTGGTAAGTCTCGACTGCCAGTACTACTGAGCTATGCAATTGACAGTACACCCCCGACAACAGTCAAAGAAGCTTTCAGACTTGCTGGCATAATGCTAGTCAACCCTGAGGTAATCGACGTGAGTCAACTAATTCCCCCTACCTTTGCTGGTGACACTGTGTGTGATGAATCAGAAGAGCCCACTCAGACGTGCGAAACCTGTGGACAGTTTATCGGCCAGAATCCTTTAGTAAAAAGGAGAGTCGTGCCAGCTTCTCTGGCAGAAGTTCTTGTACCGCTACCAGCAAAACCATTGTCAGAGAAGAAAAAGATGGGCAGAGTTGTTATAAGCGGCAGGGTGATATCGGGAGACGAGATGTTGCAAGTATTAAAGGTAGTTTGAGTATCAAAGTTAGTATGATAAAGAGTAAAACGCACACACTGTACAtaagtaaaatttactgaatagctTTGAGCGCATCGTGTAATTTTCTCACAAAATACTGTTTTGATGACATTTCACTATATAGATGCTTTGTTCGGCTCGAGTGGAGTTGTGCTAGGttggatctcacgaggcgtgcGAGCGCTGAATATGATCCGACTTCGCAAAATCCACGAGGGCCGAATACAATATCACAGATCTGGCTACAGTTATAATGATTCCTTTATGATATACATCTACATTTTGTTTCAGGGTTTGTTGCTTTGTAAAAGAACGAAATCTCCAATGTTaatcgatattaaaatgaaactaagtTAAGTTTTCATGTGCGCTGTTTATAGAACTGTGGcaggttatgcatattaatgaaagtaggcCTGTAGCATACAAtacagaaggtacaatacggaatttaaaggATATAATACGGATATTTTTCTGCCTGtccatatttaattgtgaaatacaaatcgagttttcacaaaatttatataggtatatgactaataatatctgtcgtcatgtgtttacgaatcggatagaaatatccgtcccgagggcacctgcgcattgggcggtaatgaggcttgcacATACCCTCTCCTTTTTCCTTGTTGTTGCTATTGACTCGATATTTGATGTTACATGTATTTGAAGGAAAGAGAGGATGCCCAGATAAAAAAGCAGGAAGAGAAAAAAGTACGTGATGAAGAGAGAGAAATAAGACGCAAGAAGAAGTTAGAGGATTATGAAATGAAGGCTGAAAAACGAAGAAGGAAAGAGGCATAGAAAGCTGAAAAGGAGCAGGAGAAGTTGAAAGAGAAGGaaagaaaggaaaatatggaaaactgGCAGAGAAGAAATACACGTGCGGAGTTTGTGATGTAAGAGGACGACTTAATGATGAAATGTATGGAATTGAATAGTATGGGTGTGACAATGACACGTGCAAAACAACCGGTTGGTATCAATTTGAATGTTTGTCTGACAGTGAAAA is a window from the Mercenaria mercenaria strain notata chromosome 7, MADL_Memer_1, whole genome shotgun sequence genome containing:
- the LOC128558830 gene encoding uncharacterized protein LOC128558830, producing MPKNYTEEDLSRAVSAVKRNQLTVTQAAKEYGLPRTTLTDHVKNPETRTKKGPQKQLTKEESDGLVAFVLYMAGHGFPMTRLMVRCYVQEIVRRSGRTTLFNLEKGPSDEWFRKLKADYPQLAFRKPENRDRGRSRMSNKKVVNDFFQFWSDTLQKHGLLDKPSQVYNCDETGWSGKETARGKVIGPRTGHVFQQKVMTADHLTAHLCVSADGIYIPTMVIFKGGMPHRNYKDGLPGS